In Rhineura floridana isolate rRhiFlo1 chromosome 4, rRhiFlo1.hap2, whole genome shotgun sequence, the sequence AAGAAAACCTACTCCTGATAGACGGATTCAAATGTTGGTCCAAACCTGCAACCCGCACAGCCTCAAGAGGACGTGCAAGTGGGGGTCTGGCATTTTTAATTTCTACTAAGAGCGTCCTCCTTGCATCTGAAATAACAGGCTCGGTTCCATCTACTTGCCAGGCCTTAATAATTACCCCCAATCCTCCTTTACGTCCTTTCATATGCATTAACGTGTACTTTCCTCCCCTTGCTCCACAATTAAGAACTCAATTTTGGCAGGAATTTGAGGATTTCATTGACTCATTATATCAAAATTATCCTAACTATAATGTAGTTATTGGTGGTGACTTCAGTGCAAGGATCGGGGCaaattttccacatttctttGAGCTCCCGGACTTTTATAATCTAGACTTGTCATTATTACATCGTGTTTCacgagataaagttattaataagAATGGCCAAGCTTTATATAGGACCATGCTCAACGCCCAACTTTTCTGCCTTAATGGTCCAAATTCGATAGGTCAAACGGCTTTTATACTTGCATAACTAAAAGAGGAGCCAGCGTTGTAGACTACATGCTGGTCTCCTCGCAAATGTTAGATCTAGTGAACGAGTTCTCCATAGGAGACAGACCTGACAGCGACCATTTGCCACTGATTTTGAAATTATATAATCCTAATACACATCTAACTTATAATAATAGGATACCTGACTTAGATTCATTCCAGCATTCTAAGCGACTAAGATGGTCTCCTTCAGTGTTTGAGGAGGTCAAACAAATTTTAATGTTGCCAACCCTGATCGACCTACGTCAAAAAGCATCTCTTCCATCAAATGATACGGGAGAGCTATTCAAACAGATTATTACTCGGATCCAACCAGCAGTTACTAAATCTAAATCTCATACTAACAGATATTTCCCAAATTTTAAGCCctggtttgataaatactgccaAGCCAAAAAGAAACAAGTCTGCTTTCAAACACGCTTCACGAGACTTCATTTCTCTGAAGTAGCCGTCTCCAAACTCCAAAAACTTAAAAGAGAATACAATCTCCTAAAGCATAAAAAATCACTATACATTACCTCGATTTGGCAACATCTCGGTAGGGCAGCATTACAAGGGAACCAAGGGGAATTTTGGAATATAATCCACAACAATCTATTTAATAGGCCGTCACTCTCAATTCCCCCAATACTTCCAGAAACGTGGATTATGCACTTCCAGACCATCTTTGGGAACTTATCCCCCATATCATACACTAGTCCAACCCGTCCCACTGACTGCCCAATCTGGGCCCCAGTGACCGGCCCAGAAATAGACAACTTATTAGCTTCATTACGATCGGGGAAAGCCCCTGGCCAAGATAGGATTCCTCCCGATCTCTACCAGGCTTTCCCATCCTGGTGGCGTCCTATTCTCGCAACACTTTTCACCAAAATAAACAAATCTGGCTGTATTCCATCTGGATGGAAAACGAGCACAGTGGTCCCTATATTCAAAAAAGGCGACCCAGCCATTCCCACAAATTACAGACCCATCAGCTTGCTGGATGTGGCAGCTAAGTTATATGGAAGGtaccttttaaataaactatcagAATGGGAATAGGAACACCCTATTATAGCTGATGTTCAGGCGGGCtttagggaaggatccaatacaattgaTCAAGTGTACATTCTGCAACATCTTATTAGGAAAGTTAAAAAAGGGCCGCTTACATCATTGTATCTTGCTTTTATTGATTTCGCTGCTGCATTCGATTCAATAGACCGTCCCCTACTTTGGACAAAATTAGATAAAGCTGGTATCGACAAATGCTTGCTGTGGCTCATTCAATTACTTCATTGCGACACTTTTATCAGAATCCGGCTTGGCCTAAATGGTTCCCTTTCCCATAAGATCCCCGTTTCGaagggagtcaaacagggatgcattctggccccttttttatttatccttttcATAAATGACATCGTCTCTACAATGGCCTCCCCCGCTTTTTTCCCACCCTCGGTCAAGGAGAGGAAAATCCTGGTTCTTTTGTACGCTGATGACTTAGTTCTTCTGTCCCTAAACAGGATAGGCTTGAAGCGTATGTTACACTCCCTCCTTGAATTTAGTGACGCACATTTGTTACAAATTAATTACTCTAAGTCCAAAATAATGGTTTGTGGGAAAAATAGTAGAACTAAGCATACTTGGCACCTGAATGGTCATCACTTAGAGCAGGTAAAcacctttaaatacctgggtatcCATATCAATAACAACTTGTCATGGTCCCATCACTTGGCTTAC encodes:
- the LOC133383943 gene encoding uncharacterized protein LOC133383943 isoform X2, giving the protein MLVSSQMLDLVNEFSIGDRPDSDHLPLILKLYNPNTHLTYNNRIPDLDSFQHSKRLRWSPSVFEEVKQILMLPTLIDLRQKASLPSNDTGELFKQIITRIQPAVTKSKSHTNRYFPNFKPWFDKYCQAKKKQVCFQTRFTRLHFSEVAVSKLQKLKREYNLLKHKKSLYITSIWQHLGRAALQGNQGEFWNIIHNNLFNRPSLSIPPILPETWIMHFQTIFGNLSPISYTSPTRPTDCPIWAPVTGPEIDNLLASLRSGKAPGQDRIPPDLYQAFPSWWRPILATLFTKINKSGCIPSGWKTSTVVPIFKKGDPAIPTNYRPISLLDVAAKLYGRYLLNKLSEWE